A window of the Dyadobacter pollutisoli genome harbors these coding sequences:
- a CDS encoding NupC/NupG family nucleoside CNT transporter, translating into MERFTGLLGIILILGIAFAMSNNRKAINYRTVGVGLALQFGLAVFILRTDIGQAIFQWLGEKVQKLLSFSDKGADFVFSTLVRPDLMQRAFGPGNDFVFFFKIIPTIIFVAVLVNMLYHLGIMQRVVSLIARLVYWLMGVSGVEALSNVASTFVGQVEAQIMIKPYLKNMTNSELMASMTGSFACIAGGVMAVYISLGVPAPYLIAASLMAAPGALVISKIVFPETLQSDAKGAVKLEIQKTHANLLDAIAAGASEGLKVGFNVIAMLIGFIALVALLDYLLGYIGGLLSFPQLSFNYILGKVFSIFAWAMGVPAKDIEAAGSLMGTKMVINEFVAYLDMVKMKDTLDHKTIVITSFALCGFANFSSIAIQVGGIGELAPSRRADLARLGFKALICGTLASYMSATLAGLLL; encoded by the coding sequence ATGGAAAGATTTACGGGACTGCTAGGTATTATTTTGATTCTTGGCATTGCCTTCGCAATGTCGAACAACAGAAAAGCAATTAATTACCGAACAGTAGGCGTAGGGCTTGCACTTCAATTCGGACTTGCCGTTTTCATTCTCCGTACAGATATAGGTCAGGCCATTTTTCAATGGCTGGGCGAAAAAGTTCAGAAATTACTTTCCTTCTCAGATAAGGGTGCCGATTTTGTTTTTAGTACGCTTGTGCGGCCTGATCTCATGCAACGCGCTTTCGGTCCGGGGAACGACTTTGTATTCTTTTTCAAGATTATTCCTACCATCATTTTTGTTGCTGTTTTAGTCAACATGCTGTATCACCTTGGCATCATGCAAAGGGTAGTCTCTCTCATTGCAAGATTGGTTTACTGGTTAATGGGCGTCAGCGGGGTCGAAGCACTTTCAAACGTAGCCAGCACTTTTGTAGGCCAGGTAGAAGCACAGATTATGATCAAGCCTTATCTTAAGAATATGACTAATTCTGAGTTAATGGCTTCTATGACAGGTAGTTTTGCCTGTATTGCCGGAGGGGTTATGGCAGTCTATATTTCATTGGGCGTACCTGCACCTTACCTTATTGCTGCCAGTTTAATGGCAGCGCCAGGCGCATTAGTTATTTCAAAAATAGTTTTTCCTGAAACTCTCCAGTCAGACGCAAAAGGTGCTGTCAAATTAGAGATCCAGAAAACGCATGCTAATTTGCTCGATGCTATCGCGGCCGGTGCCAGCGAAGGTTTAAAAGTGGGTTTCAATGTAATTGCGATGTTAATTGGCTTCATAGCACTTGTTGCGTTGCTTGATTATCTGTTGGGTTACATTGGAGGATTGCTTTCTTTCCCGCAACTGAGCTTCAATTACATTTTAGGAAAGGTTTTTTCCATTTTTGCCTGGGCTATGGGCGTACCGGCAAAGGATATTGAGGCTGCCGGCTCGCTAATGGGGACAAAAATGGTGATCAACGAGTTTGTCGCCTATCTCGATATGGTGAAGATGAAAGATACATTGGATCACAAAACCATTGTGATAACCAGTTTTGCATTGTGCGGATTTGCTAATTTTAGCTCCATTGCGATCCAGGTAGGAGGTATTGGTGAACTCGCACCCTCACGTCGCGCCGATTTGGCCCGATTAGGATTTAAAGCGCTGATCTGCGGTACTTTGGCTTCCTATATGTCCGCGACGCTGGCTGGTTTATTGTTGTAA
- a CDS encoding nuclear transport factor 2 family protein yields MKRNISVFILLILLASSFKYRTKAREVNQNVVTAGYSSASPQKTFPVESFNAAIEKLQQANSELSKGNPDLAKSMWSHKEDVTIFDEKAVGEIKGWQAVEATLNATSKQLSKESTYTFEKIASHEAAGQGYLLQKEHYKLANGRVIDLHVTVLFRKEANSWKIIHRQSDLSASARESDKSSK; encoded by the coding sequence ATGAAAAGAAATATTTCCGTATTCATCCTACTTATCCTTCTAGCCTCTTCGTTCAAATACAGAACAAAAGCCAGGGAGGTCAACCAAAATGTCGTCACTGCCGGTTATAGCAGCGCAAGCCCTCAAAAAACTTTCCCGGTTGAATCATTCAATGCTGCCATTGAGAAGTTGCAACAAGCAAATAGTGAACTTTCAAAAGGCAATCCTGACCTCGCCAAATCAATGTGGTCACATAAAGAAGACGTGACTATTTTCGATGAAAAGGCAGTGGGCGAAATTAAAGGATGGCAGGCCGTTGAGGCTACATTAAATGCGACGAGCAAACAACTGTCGAAAGAATCAACATACACTTTTGAAAAGATAGCAAGCCATGAAGCTGCTGGCCAGGGTTATCTGTTACAAAAAGAGCACTACAAGCTTGCAAACGGAAGGGTAATCGACCTGCATGTAACGGTTTTGTTTCGCAAAGAAGCCAACTCATGGAAGATCATTCACCGTCAATCGGATCTTTCCGCTTCCGCCAGGGAATCAGACAAATCAAGCAAATAA
- a CDS encoding Lrp/AsnC family transcriptional regulator, translated as MYNLDDTDAKILHFLQQDATLKTRELSEKLNLSYTPVYERVRRLEKEGVIKKYVALVDREKVGKKLMAFCNIALKEHSKVMGEKFVKAISAMPEVMECFNISGDYDFLLKVVVDDMSQYQQFLMQKLGSLDNIGSTHSLFVMGEIKNSSALEMLPDKK; from the coding sequence ATGTATAATCTGGATGATACCGACGCCAAAATCCTTCATTTCCTGCAACAGGATGCTACATTGAAAACACGGGAATTGTCGGAAAAGTTAAACCTCTCCTACACGCCGGTATACGAACGGGTGAGAAGACTCGAAAAAGAAGGGGTTATCAAAAAATACGTCGCGCTTGTTGATAGAGAGAAAGTTGGGAAAAAGCTGATGGCCTTTTGCAACATTGCGCTCAAAGAGCATTCCAAGGTAATGGGGGAGAAATTTGTTAAGGCGATCTCGGCCATGCCCGAGGTAATGGAGTGTTTTAATATTTCGGGAGACTACGATTTTTTATTAAAAGTAGTAGTGGACGATATGTCGCAGTACCAGCAATTTTTAATGCAAAAACTCGGGTCACTGGATAATATCGGGAGCACGCACAGCCTGTTTGTAATGGGAGAAATCAAAAATTCATCCGCATTGGAAATGCTGCCTGATAAAAAATAA
- a CDS encoding SixA phosphatase family protein codes for MKKTLILVRHATAEDQTFRIKDFDRNLNNKGLSEALVMGKWLSEQKINPDVYISSPASRAYKTAEIIAEQLGVDLSAIKSQADIYDGGPRAYLHAVTHVSETSSSLILFGHNPDITYFAEYLSGASIGSMKKGAIAIVEFKEQKWEEISAKTGDLVLYKTPKQVRGDE; via the coding sequence ATGAAAAAGACCCTCATTTTAGTCCGCCACGCCACCGCGGAGGACCAGACTTTCAGAATAAAGGATTTTGATAGAAATCTCAATAATAAAGGGTTATCGGAAGCTCTGGTGATGGGTAAGTGGTTGTCGGAGCAAAAGATCAACCCGGATGTTTACATCTCCAGTCCGGCTTCGAGAGCCTACAAAACTGCGGAAATCATTGCTGAGCAGCTTGGCGTGGACCTATCGGCCATTAAATCACAGGCAGACATTTATGACGGCGGGCCCAGGGCTTACCTTCATGCGGTAACGCACGTTTCGGAAACGTCGTCGTCGCTGATCCTTTTCGGCCATAACCCGGATATCACCTACTTCGCAGAGTATCTGTCGGGCGCGAGCATTGGTTCCATGAAAAAAGGTGCGATTGCGATCGTTGAATTTAAAGAACAGAAGTGGGAGGAGATATCTGCAAAAACCGGAGATCTTGTCCTTTACAAAACACCAAAGCAGGTTAGAGGAGATGAGTGA
- a CDS encoding response regulator produces MKTTIAIVDDHELMAKALSGLVQKYEDYDVLYEVLGGKELIQRIKLNMVPDIVLLDINMPEMDGYETALWLKNNYPEIKILALSMNDKEESIVKMLRNGAGGYLLKGCKPHELKQALDSIVQKGFYYTEYITSQLIKSLNPETFQNPLDLLGLNERETQFIKLSCSDLTYAEIADKMCVSPRTVDGYRESVFQKMNVKSRVGMVLEAIRLKLFEV; encoded by the coding sequence ATGAAAACTACCATCGCAATAGTTGATGATCATGAACTAATGGCCAAAGCCCTATCGGGATTGGTTCAAAAATATGAAGATTACGATGTCCTTTACGAGGTGTTGGGTGGCAAAGAGCTAATTCAACGCATCAAGCTGAACATGGTCCCTGACATTGTTCTACTGGACATTAATATGCCGGAAATGGACGGCTATGAGACGGCGCTCTGGCTAAAAAACAACTATCCGGAGATTAAGATACTTGCACTTTCAATGAATGACAAAGAGGAGTCGATCGTCAAAATGCTCCGCAATGGTGCCGGTGGCTATTTGCTGAAAGGCTGCAAACCGCATGAACTCAAACAAGCGTTGGATTCTATCGTTCAAAAAGGATTTTACTACACAGAATACATTACCAGCCAGCTCATTAAAAGCCTCAACCCGGAAACGTTCCAAAACCCGCTGGACCTGTTAGGATTGAATGAGCGGGAGACACAGTTTATCAAACTTTCGTGCAGCGACCTGACTTACGCGGAGATTGCCGACAAAATGTGCGTAAGTCCCAGAACCGTTGATGGTTACAGGGAATCGGTCTTTCAAAAAATGAATGTAAAAAGCCGCGTGGGAATGGTACTGGAAGCGATCCGGCTGAAACTGTTCGAGGTTTAA
- a CDS encoding YihY/virulence factor BrkB family protein, with protein sequence MKNIKLYFSILKESFSEFMNDNGLKLSAALSYYTIFSLAPMLLVIISVFSIFFGRDAIQGELFGQIRGLVGASAAAQLQEILKNAELSNKSGIAAALGIGTLLIGATGVFAEMQDSINYIWSIKSKPKKGWLQYLKNRLISFSLILTLGFLLVVSLGASALVDLLSNRLERLFSEASVVVFYIVNLGLVLTIITALFTVIFKVLPDGELRWKECMVGAAFTAILFLIGKFIISFYLGQSDLGAAYGTSASIVILLTWIYYSSIILYFGAEFTKVYARQDGIAIFPNKHAVLIVRKEIDEMTGQKVD encoded by the coding sequence ATGAAGAACATCAAACTATACTTCTCTATCCTAAAAGAAAGCTTTAGTGAATTTATGAATGATAACGGCCTGAAATTGAGTGCGGCGTTGTCCTACTATACCATATTTTCACTCGCCCCGATGCTATTGGTCATCATCTCGGTTTTTAGTATTTTTTTTGGCAGAGATGCGATTCAGGGCGAGCTTTTTGGACAGATCCGGGGACTTGTCGGTGCAAGTGCTGCGGCTCAGTTGCAGGAGATCCTGAAAAATGCAGAACTATCCAACAAATCAGGAATCGCAGCTGCGTTGGGAATCGGCACGTTGTTGATTGGTGCAACCGGGGTTTTTGCTGAAATGCAGGATTCGATCAATTATATCTGGTCAATCAAATCAAAACCTAAAAAAGGCTGGCTGCAATACCTGAAAAACAGACTGATCTCTTTTTCCCTCATTCTTACACTGGGATTTTTGCTGGTCGTTTCGCTAGGGGCGAGTGCTTTGGTCGATCTGCTCAGCAACAGGCTGGAACGGCTTTTTTCAGAGGCGTCAGTTGTTGTTTTCTACATTGTGAACCTGGGGCTGGTGCTGACGATCATTACCGCGTTGTTTACAGTGATATTCAAAGTGCTGCCCGATGGGGAACTTCGTTGGAAGGAATGTATGGTTGGAGCTGCTTTTACGGCAATCCTCTTTCTGATTGGTAAGTTTATTATCAGCTTCTATCTGGGCCAGTCCGACCTGGGAGCAGCATACGGCACGTCAGCGTCCATTGTCATTTTACTCACCTGGATTTATTATTCTTCCATTATCCTCTATTTCGGGGCGGAATTTACAAAGGTTTATGCCAGGCAAGACGGCATTGCCATTTTTCCAAACAAACATGCGGTACTTATCGTCCGTAAGGAAATTGATGAAATGACCGGCCAGAAAGTTGACTAA
- a CDS encoding sensor histidine kinase, with protein sequence MQSQISEVAIIVIAGTVLVLFLLLFLVSFFYIFQKRQLQNRQEKTILQAQFSQEILKSQVEVQNATMQQIGQELHDNIGQLLSVAKIYLNILEGTKQKEEDKEYIKLTNEIVGQSIHDLRALTKSLDGDFVEQFGLQESISHELQRIRKTKKFQTEISILGEQYPLGFDIEIILFRITQEVLNNALKHSEAQNINVRVHYTTDNFLLCIYDDGKGFNFDRVNTGILHNSGAGVRNIQRRTELIGGDFQIETGADKGTKIEIKLPKPSITADSSQT encoded by the coding sequence ATGCAAAGCCAAATATCAGAAGTTGCCATCATAGTGATTGCGGGAACCGTACTGGTATTATTTCTACTTCTGTTCCTTGTGTCCTTTTTTTATATTTTTCAAAAACGGCAACTCCAAAACCGTCAGGAAAAAACTATCCTTCAGGCTCAGTTTTCTCAGGAAATTCTTAAATCTCAGGTCGAGGTTCAAAACGCTACCATGCAGCAAATTGGCCAGGAGCTTCACGACAACATTGGTCAGCTTTTGTCCGTCGCCAAAATCTACCTGAATATTTTGGAAGGGACGAAACAGAAAGAGGAGGACAAGGAATACATTAAACTCACCAATGAAATCGTGGGGCAATCCATTCACGACCTGCGCGCGCTGACCAAAAGCCTCGACGGCGACTTCGTTGAACAGTTCGGATTGCAGGAAAGTATCTCGCATGAACTTCAACGGATTCGTAAAACCAAAAAATTCCAAACCGAGATCAGCATTCTTGGAGAACAATATCCATTGGGCTTTGATATAGAAATCATTCTGTTCAGGATTACCCAGGAAGTTTTAAACAATGCTCTTAAACATTCTGAGGCTCAAAACATTAACGTAAGAGTACACTATACCACCGACAATTTTTTACTTTGCATTTATGATGACGGGAAGGGCTTTAATTTTGATCGTGTCAATACAGGTATATTGCACAATTCCGGTGCAGGAGTCAGAAATATTCAGCGGCGTACCGAGCTGATCGGAGGCGACTTCCAGATCGAGACCGGTGCCGACAAGGGAACCAAAATCGAGATTAAATTGCCGAAACCATCCATTACAGCGGATTCATCACAAACTTAA
- the sppA gene encoding signal peptide peptidase SppA, whose product MLQFLKYVLATFVGIIVFIFLSFFILAGIGSALSSDDTVVVEDKSVLRLDLNQPIQEVGVDNPFAELGGPFGGNENVVGLKDILEALKNAQIDDKIKGVYLKTEGPGAGWATLEEIRNQLIEFKKSKKFVVTYGETYSEKGYYIASVADKIYLNPAGGLEWNGLSAEYSFFKGTFDKLEIKPLVFRVGEFKSAIEMFSRQDMSEASKKQSIELIQAINNNFLKNISASRNISTEELKGLADSLAVEDPKSALKYKFVTNLGYQDELETVLKRDLKIEEKKGISYIGVEKYLKGESKIKEGDFNNRVGVLVAEGEITSGDGGDENIGSEKFVKELKEIRENDKIKAVVIRINSPGGSALASDVMWREIQLTAKKKPVIASMSDVAASGGYYMAMGCDTIVAQPNTITGSIGIFGLIFNVTDFMNNKLGITFDGVGTSPHADWPTATRDMTDFEKSRIQKSVNEGYETFTTKAAAGRKMSVEKLKSLAQGRVWSGVEAKENGLVDVLGGVDDAIKIAAKAAKLKEGDYRVRYYPEKKKPFDELLTKIMGDNEEKATAKTLGDLAPYVKMYKKLMNMGGTQTRMPFELIIR is encoded by the coding sequence ATGTTACAATTTTTGAAATATGTCCTGGCCACGTTCGTCGGAATAATCGTTTTTATCTTTCTCTCCTTTTTCATCCTGGCTGGTATTGGCTCCGCATTATCATCGGACGACACCGTGGTGGTTGAAGACAAATCAGTACTCAGGCTCGACCTCAACCAGCCCATTCAGGAAGTTGGGGTAGATAATCCCTTTGCCGAACTTGGCGGCCCATTCGGAGGAAATGAAAATGTGGTAGGATTGAAGGATATTCTGGAAGCATTGAAAAACGCCCAGATTGACGACAAGATCAAAGGTGTTTATCTGAAAACAGAAGGACCCGGTGCAGGCTGGGCAACTCTTGAAGAGATCAGAAACCAGCTAATTGAGTTTAAAAAATCAAAGAAATTTGTTGTTACCTACGGTGAAACTTATTCCGAAAAAGGATACTACATCGCTTCCGTTGCGGACAAAATATACCTTAACCCAGCCGGTGGCTTAGAATGGAACGGGCTTTCAGCCGAATACAGTTTCTTCAAAGGTACTTTTGACAAACTGGAAATCAAGCCATTGGTGTTCCGGGTTGGTGAATTCAAAAGCGCGATCGAGATGTTCTCTCGTCAGGATATGAGCGAAGCGAGCAAAAAACAATCTATCGAACTCATTCAGGCTATCAATAACAACTTCCTGAAAAATATCTCCGCTTCCCGCAATATCTCCACCGAAGAATTGAAAGGATTGGCCGATTCTCTGGCTGTTGAAGATCCTAAATCTGCATTGAAATACAAATTTGTGACGAATCTTGGTTACCAGGATGAATTGGAAACCGTTCTGAAACGCGATCTGAAAATCGAGGAGAAAAAGGGGATTTCTTACATTGGTGTTGAAAAATATCTCAAAGGCGAGAGCAAGATTAAGGAAGGTGATTTCAATAACCGTGTAGGCGTTTTAGTAGCAGAAGGTGAAATTACCAGCGGCGACGGCGGTGACGAAAATATTGGCTCTGAAAAATTTGTAAAAGAACTGAAAGAGATCCGCGAGAATGATAAAATCAAAGCGGTTGTGATCCGTATCAACTCTCCCGGCGGCAGCGCTCTCGCTTCTGATGTGATGTGGAGAGAAATCCAGCTTACTGCTAAAAAGAAACCTGTAATTGCCTCCATGTCGGACGTCGCCGCATCAGGTGGCTACTATATGGCAATGGGCTGCGATACCATTGTAGCTCAGCCGAATACAATCACCGGCTCTATCGGTATCTTCGGATTGATCTTTAATGTGACTGATTTTATGAACAATAAGCTGGGTATCACCTTCGACGGTGTAGGCACCAGTCCCCACGCTGATTGGCCCACTGCTACACGCGATATGACGGATTTTGAAAAATCAAGGATTCAGAAAAGCGTGAATGAGGGTTATGAGACATTTACAACAAAAGCGGCGGCTGGCAGAAAAATGTCGGTTGAAAAACTAAAAAGCCTTGCTCAGGGCCGCGTTTGGTCAGGTGTAGAGGCTAAGGAAAATGGTCTTGTGGATGTTTTAGGTGGTGTGGATGATGCGATTAAAATTGCTGCCAAAGCTGCTAAATTGAAAGAAGGTGACTACCGCGTTCGCTACTACCCGGAAAAGAAAAAGCCATTCGATGAGCTTTTGACCAAAATCATGGGTGATAACGAGGAAAAAGCAACAGCCAAAACACTGGGAGATCTTGCCCCATACGTCAAAATGTATAAAAAACTGATGAACATGGGCGGCACCCAAACCAGAATGCCTTTTGAGCTGATTATCAGATAA
- the metH gene encoding methionine synthase has product MVATQKADIRDILKTRILVLDGAMGTMIQRYKLEDHDYRGERFSDWPQDIKGNNDLLSLTRPDIIKEIHAAYFEAGADIAETNTFSGTTIAMADYGMEALVYELNFESARLAREVADTFTENEPDKPRFVAGSIGPTNRTASLSPDVNNPGFRAISFDQLVEAYYEQVKGLTDGGCDLLLVETIFDTLNAKAALFAIDKFFTDAKNGKVERLPSWRVAEGEALPIMISGTITDASGRTLSGQTTEAFLTSVSHLPLLSVGLNCALGADLMRPYVQILAKESPFYTSAHPNAGLPNEMGEYDETPEQMGEVIDGFLRDNLINIIGGCCGTTPGHIRVIADLAKKYSPRSLPAADTVMKLSGLEPVKITELTNFVNIGERCNVTGSKKFARLIREGKYDEALTIAREQVESGAQVIDVNLDEGMIDGVEAMKTFVNLIASEPDISKVPLMIDSSKWEVIESGLKCVQGKSIVNSISLKEGEEKFKESARTVLRYGAATVVMAFDEQGQADNFERRKEICARAYRILVDEVGFPAEDIIFDPNILTVATGMEEHNNYAVDFINTVRWIKENLPHAKVSGGVSNVSFSFRGNEPVREAIHTAFLYHAIKAGMDMGIVNAAQIGIYDEIPKDVLELVEDVLLNRRPDSTERLVTYAETVKDKGKTQTGPDLTWRLLPIKERISHALVKGISDYIDEDTEECRHLFSRPLEVIEGPLMDGMSIVGDLFGEGKMFLPQVVKSARVMKKAVAYLQPFIEAEKSEGSNSAGKILLATVKGDVHDIGKNIVGVVLGCNNYEIIDLGVMVPTDKILAAALEHNVDIIGLSGLITPSLDEMVGVAKEMERRNFKMPLLIGGATTSRIHTAVKIDPNYSGAVIHVLDASRSVPVAGKLIQSDQSQADVLLNIKAEYAKLRDDHAKRGGEKAHVAIDKARNNKAKIDWSNFKATKPQFLGTRVYDDYELADIAKYIDWTPFFQTWQLHGKYPKIFEDKVVGAEAMKLFEDAAVLLGEIIRDKTLKAKAVIGFWPANSIQDDIVLHHFEEQSREVACERHGSHQHIEYKISQKGLENLNAGELVADTAVVLHHLRQQSQKASNLPNYCLSDFVAPLETGQTDYVGGFAVTAGIGIEALLDKYEKDHDDYNSIMVKALADRLVEALAELMHERVRKELWGYVDSEDLTNEDLIKEAYMGIRPAPGYPACPDHTEKRMLFDLLGAEQLGITLTESYAMYPASSVSGWYFSHPESRYFPVGKIFKDQVEDYARRKNMPLEEIEKWLSPVLGY; this is encoded by the coding sequence ATGGTAGCAACTCAAAAAGCAGATATCCGTGACATTCTGAAAACCCGCATTCTGGTACTTGACGGCGCTATGGGTACAATGATCCAACGTTACAAATTGGAGGATCACGATTACAGGGGGGAACGGTTCAGTGATTGGCCGCAAGACATTAAGGGAAATAATGACCTGCTTTCATTAACCCGCCCTGATATCATTAAAGAAATTCATGCCGCCTACTTTGAGGCAGGGGCGGACATTGCAGAAACCAATACTTTTTCGGGGACTACCATTGCCATGGCCGATTACGGCATGGAGGCGCTGGTGTATGAGCTCAATTTTGAGTCAGCACGACTGGCTCGCGAAGTAGCGGATACTTTCACTGAAAATGAACCCGACAAACCAAGATTTGTAGCCGGTTCTATCGGGCCGACTAACCGTACTGCTTCGTTATCGCCGGATGTAAATAATCCGGGATTTCGTGCTATCAGCTTTGATCAGCTCGTGGAGGCATATTATGAGCAGGTAAAAGGCTTAACCGACGGAGGTTGCGACTTGCTGCTTGTTGAAACGATTTTTGATACTTTGAATGCAAAAGCAGCGCTTTTTGCAATAGATAAATTTTTTACGGACGCCAAAAACGGAAAAGTTGAGAGACTACCGTCATGGAGAGTTGCTGAGGGCGAGGCATTGCCTATCATGATTTCCGGAACCATTACCGATGCGTCGGGACGTACATTGTCGGGGCAAACTACCGAAGCGTTTCTGACTTCTGTTTCGCATTTGCCGCTTCTATCGGTTGGCTTGAACTGTGCGTTAGGTGCCGACCTAATGCGGCCATATGTGCAGATTCTGGCAAAAGAGTCACCTTTTTACACATCTGCCCACCCGAATGCAGGCTTGCCTAATGAAATGGGCGAATACGACGAAACACCGGAGCAAATGGGTGAGGTGATTGACGGATTTTTGAGGGACAATCTGATCAATATCATTGGTGGATGCTGCGGGACTACGCCTGGACACATTCGGGTGATTGCGGACCTTGCAAAAAAGTACAGCCCAAGATCATTACCTGCGGCCGATACAGTAATGAAGCTGTCGGGGCTCGAACCGGTGAAAATCACTGAGCTGACCAATTTTGTGAACATTGGTGAGCGTTGTAACGTAACTGGTTCGAAGAAATTTGCCAGGCTGATCCGCGAAGGTAAATACGACGAAGCACTTACTATAGCCCGTGAGCAGGTGGAAAGCGGCGCGCAGGTGATCGATGTCAACCTGGACGAAGGGATGATCGATGGTGTGGAGGCTATGAAGACTTTTGTGAACCTTATTGCGTCTGAACCCGATATTTCCAAAGTTCCGCTCATGATCGATTCTTCCAAATGGGAAGTGATTGAATCGGGTTTGAAGTGTGTACAAGGTAAGTCCATTGTAAACTCTATTTCGCTGAAAGAGGGTGAGGAGAAATTCAAAGAGTCGGCAAGGACGGTACTTCGCTATGGCGCTGCCACTGTGGTAATGGCATTCGATGAGCAAGGTCAGGCGGATAATTTTGAACGAAGAAAAGAAATTTGCGCCAGGGCATATCGAATTTTGGTGGATGAAGTAGGATTCCCGGCCGAAGACATCATTTTTGACCCGAACATTCTGACCGTGGCGACCGGTATGGAAGAGCATAACAACTATGCGGTTGACTTCATCAATACGGTTCGCTGGATCAAGGAGAACCTGCCGCATGCAAAAGTATCGGGTGGTGTTTCCAATGTGTCGTTTAGCTTCCGAGGCAATGAACCTGTTCGTGAGGCGATCCATACTGCGTTTTTGTACCACGCGATCAAGGCTGGAATGGATATGGGAATTGTGAATGCAGCGCAAATTGGCATTTACGATGAAATACCAAAAGACGTTTTGGAGTTAGTGGAAGACGTGCTTCTAAACCGTCGTCCTGATTCTACCGAGCGTTTGGTAACATACGCAGAAACTGTAAAGGACAAAGGGAAAACGCAAACCGGCCCGGATCTGACCTGGCGACTGTTGCCAATTAAGGAACGTATTTCACATGCATTGGTAAAAGGGATTTCGGATTATATAGATGAGGATACGGAGGAATGCCGGCATTTATTCAGCAGGCCATTAGAGGTGATTGAGGGCCCTTTGATGGACGGGATGAGTATTGTAGGTGATTTGTTCGGTGAGGGTAAAATGTTCCTGCCACAGGTTGTTAAGTCTGCAAGGGTGATGAAAAAAGCGGTTGCCTACTTGCAGCCATTTATCGAAGCTGAAAAAAGCGAGGGCAGTAATTCTGCTGGTAAAATTTTGCTCGCAACCGTAAAAGGTGATGTTCATGACATTGGAAAAAATATCGTGGGCGTCGTGTTGGGTTGCAATAACTACGAGATCATTGATCTTGGGGTAATGGTGCCTACGGACAAAATCCTCGCAGCGGCGCTTGAACATAATGTTGATATCATTGGTCTTTCGGGATTGATTACGCCTTCATTGGATGAAATGGTCGGTGTGGCAAAAGAAATGGAGCGCCGGAATTTCAAAATGCCATTGCTGATCGGCGGCGCAACCACTTCCAGGATACATACGGCCGTAAAAATCGATCCGAATTACTCAGGTGCGGTCATTCACGTGCTCGACGCTTCACGCTCGGTACCGGTCGCAGGCAAGCTGATTCAGAGCGATCAAAGCCAGGCAGATGTATTGCTAAACATCAAAGCAGAATACGCCAAACTTCGTGACGATCACGCGAAAAGAGGAGGTGAAAAAGCGCATGTTGCCATTGACAAGGCCCGAAATAATAAGGCAAAAATCGATTGGAGTAATTTCAAAGCCACCAAGCCGCAATTTTTGGGAACAAGGGTTTATGACGACTACGAACTAGCCGATATTGCCAAATACATTGACTGGACGCCATTCTTCCAGACCTGGCAGCTGCACGGCAAGTATCCCAAGATATTTGAAGACAAAGTGGTTGGCGCGGAAGCAATGAAGCTTTTTGAAGACGCTGCGGTACTCTTGGGAGAGATCATTCGTGATAAAACTTTGAAAGCGAAGGCGGTAATTGGTTTCTGGCCTGCCAATTCTATCCAGGACGACATTGTGCTGCATCATTTTGAGGAACAATCCCGTGAGGTTGCCTGTGAGAGACACGGTTCGCATCAGCACATAGAATACAAGATCAGCCAGAAAGGATTGGAGAATCTGAATGCGGGAGAATTGGTTGCCGACACGGCAGTGGTTCTTCATCATTTGAGGCAACAAAGCCAGAAAGCATCCAACCTGCCCAACTATTGCCTTTCAGACTTTGTGGCGCCATTGGAAACAGGGCAGACGGATTATGTAGGTGGATTTGCAGTAACTGCCGGGATCGGAATAGAGGCGCTTCTTGATAAATACGAAAAAGACCACGACGACTACAATAGCATTATGGTGAAAGCACTAGCCGACAGGTTGGTGGAAGCGCTTGCCGAGTTGATGCACGAGCGGGTCCGTAAGGAATTATGGGGCTACGTTGATAGTGAAGATCTGACAAATGAAGACCTCATTAAGGAAGCATATATGGGTATCCGTCCGGCACCTGGCTATCCTGCCTGCCCGGACCATACTGAAAAGCGAATGCTGTTCGATTTACTGGGTGCTGAACAACTGGGTATCACCCTCACGGAAAGCTATGCTATGTACCCCGCAAGTAGTGTGAGTGGCTGGTATTTCTCCCATCCGGAAAGCAGGTATTTCCCTGTGGGTAAGATATTTAAGGATCAGGTGGAGGACTATGCAAGAAGAAAAAATATGCCGCTTGAAGAAATTGAAAAATGGCTTTCGCCGGTTTTAGGATATTAA